Proteins from one Niallia circulans genomic window:
- the murC gene encoding UDP-N-acetylmuramate--L-alanine ligase has protein sequence MTIYHFVGIKGSGMSALAQILHDMGLQVQGSDVEKRFFTQVALEQSGIKILPFSKENIQPGMNIIVGNAFSDTHEEVVEANALGLPVVRYHRFLGDFMKQFTSVAVTGAHGKTSTTGLLAHVMKGAKPTAYLIGDGTGRGTENAEYFAFEACEYRRHFLSYFPDYAIMTNIDFDHPDYFANVDDVFSAFQEMAWQVNKGIFACGDDEQLQKIQAKVPVVFYGFDDENDFQARNVVKTTEGTTFEVYVRNTYYNTFSIPTFGNHNILNALSVIALSHYEDLDAGIVQERLMSFEGVKRRFSEKRIGEQVIIDDYAHHPTEIKATIEAARQKYPDREVVAVFQPHTFSRTQTFLNEFADSLNLADSAYLCEIFGSARENHGKLSIEDLAEKVPGSKIIAEESIEALKAHEKAVILFMGAGDVQKFQDAYEKTLV, from the coding sequence ATGACTATTTACCACTTCGTAGGTATTAAAGGGTCAGGGATGAGTGCACTTGCACAAATCCTGCATGATATGGGTTTACAAGTTCAAGGATCGGATGTAGAAAAGAGATTTTTTACACAGGTGGCTTTAGAACAGTCAGGAATTAAAATTCTTCCTTTCTCAAAGGAAAACATTCAGCCTGGGATGAATATTATTGTGGGAAATGCTTTCTCTGATACGCATGAAGAGGTTGTGGAAGCAAATGCATTAGGTCTTCCAGTTGTGCGCTACCACCGTTTTTTAGGCGATTTTATGAAGCAGTTCACAAGCGTTGCCGTAACAGGTGCTCATGGAAAAACATCAACAACAGGCTTGCTTGCGCATGTTATGAAAGGTGCAAAGCCGACAGCCTATTTAATTGGAGATGGAACTGGAAGAGGAACAGAAAATGCGGAGTACTTTGCATTTGAAGCTTGTGAGTACAGACGACATTTCTTATCATACTTCCCTGATTATGCGATCATGACTAACATTGATTTTGATCATCCTGATTATTTTGCTAATGTTGATGATGTCTTTTCTGCATTCCAGGAAATGGCTTGGCAAGTGAACAAAGGAATCTTTGCTTGTGGTGATGATGAACAGCTCCAAAAAATTCAAGCAAAAGTGCCTGTAGTTTTTTATGGTTTTGATGATGAAAATGACTTCCAAGCAAGAAATGTTGTGAAGACTACAGAAGGTACAACGTTTGAAGTATATGTAAGAAATACTTACTACAATACATTCTCTATTCCGACTTTCGGAAACCATAATATTTTAAATGCATTATCTGTCATTGCCCTAAGTCATTATGAAGATTTAGATGCAGGTATTGTGCAGGAACGACTTATGTCATTTGAGGGTGTTAAGCGCAGATTCTCTGAAAAGCGTATTGGTGAGCAAGTAATCATTGATGACTATGCCCATCATCCAACAGAGATTAAGGCAACGATTGAAGCGGCTAGACAGAAGTATCCAGACAGAGAAGTAGTAGCAGTTTTCCAACCGCATACCTTCTCAAGAACACAAACTTTCTTAAATGAATTTGCCGACAGTTTAAACCTGGCAGATTCTGCTTATCTTTGCGAAATTTTCGGGTCAGCTCGTGAGAACCATGGCAAGCTGAGCATTGAAGATTTGGCAGAGAAGGTACCAGGCAGCAAAATCATTGCTGAAGAAAGTATTGAAGCATTAAAAGCTCATGAAAAGGCAGTTATCCTGTTTATGGGTGCTGGCGATGTTCAGAAGTTCCAGGATGCTTATGAAAAAACATTAGTATAA
- a CDS encoding aminopeptidase, translating to MKDPRIELLAKNLINYSIRLQKGEKVLIENFGLQKELVKALVKEAYAVGGFPFVSLKDNDVNRALLLGAQEEQYEMLASFEANVMSQMDAYIGLRAGDNINEHADVPAEKMKIEGATVGKKVHREIRVPKTRWVVLRYPSPSMAQLAKMSTDGFEDFYFNVCNLDYGKMDKAMDNLVDLMNKTDEVKITGPGTDLTFSIKDIPAIKCSGQMNIPDGEVYTAPVRNSVNGTLTYNTPSPYQGFTFEQVKLTFKDGKIIEATSNDTERLNAILDTDEGARFIGEFAIGVNPYILHPMQDILFDEKIDGSFHFTPGQCYDDAFNDNHSNIHWDMVNIQRPDYGGGEISFDGVLIRKDGRFVIPELEALNPENLK from the coding sequence ATGAAAGACCCACGTATAGAACTGTTAGCTAAAAATTTAATTAATTATTCGATCAGATTGCAAAAAGGTGAAAAAGTCCTAATTGAAAATTTTGGTTTGCAAAAGGAGCTTGTCAAAGCACTTGTTAAAGAAGCATATGCTGTAGGGGGATTCCCATTTGTGTCCTTAAAGGATAATGATGTCAACAGAGCATTGCTTTTAGGTGCACAAGAGGAGCAATATGAGATGCTGGCTAGCTTTGAAGCAAATGTGATGAGCCAGATGGATGCTTATATCGGGCTTCGTGCGGGAGATAATATTAATGAGCATGCTGATGTGCCTGCAGAAAAAATGAAAATTGAGGGTGCTACTGTCGGAAAGAAAGTACACCGTGAAATCCGCGTTCCGAAAACAAGATGGGTTGTGCTGCGCTATCCAAGCCCATCCATGGCACAGCTTGCTAAAATGAGCACAGACGGATTTGAAGACTTTTACTTCAATGTGTGCAACCTTGATTATGGCAAAATGGATAAGGCGATGGACAATCTCGTTGACCTGATGAATAAAACAGACGAAGTTAAAATCACTGGTCCGGGAACAGATCTAACTTTCTCTATCAAAGATATACCTGCAATAAAATGCTCAGGACAAATGAACATTCCTGATGGAGAGGTTTATACAGCTCCTGTGCGTAATTCTGTTAATGGAACACTTACTTACAATACACCATCTCCATACCAAGGCTTTACGTTTGAGCAGGTTAAACTGACATTCAAGGACGGCAAAATCATTGAAGCTACTTCCAATGATACAGAACGCTTAAACGCAATTCTTGATACGGATGAAGGAGCAAGATTTATCGGCGAATTTGCCATTGGTGTTAACCCATATATCCTTCACCCGATGCAGGATATTTTGTTTGATGAAAAAATTGACGGAAGCTTCCATTTCACACCAGGACAATGCTATGACGATGCATTCAATGACAACCATTCTAATATCCATTGGGATATGGTCAACATCCAAAGACCTGATTACGGCGGTGGAGAAATTTCCTTTGACGGCGTACTTATTAGAAAAGATGGAAGATTTGTGATACCTGAATTGGAAGCACTGAATCCTGAAAATCTAAAATAA
- a CDS encoding DUF948 domain-containing protein translates to MIIILYCSVALIAIAFTILVVYVARTLKSLHITLDSVSKTLVGLERQLDGVTKETTILLHKTNELAEDIQQKSESLNGVVDAVKGIGTSVKGFNDSIQNINQNVEQKLVHNQDKIAQVLQYSKMFFNIRDQWKARRTAENGIKVKVKAH, encoded by the coding sequence ATGATTATCATTTTATATTGTAGTGTTGCATTAATTGCCATTGCTTTCACTATTTTGGTTGTGTATGTTGCCAGAACATTGAAATCGTTACATATCACTCTTGATAGTGTCTCAAAGACATTAGTTGGTCTTGAAAGACAGCTTGACGGGGTTACAAAGGAAACGACTATCTTGCTGCATAAGACAAATGAGCTTGCTGAGGATATTCAGCAAAAATCAGAAAGCCTTAACGGTGTGGTTGATGCAGTGAAGGGCATTGGCACTTCAGTAAAAGGATTCAATGATTCTATTCAAAACATCAATCAAAATGTGGAGCAAAAGCTTGTGCATAATCAGGACAAGATTGCCCAAGTACTTCAGTACAGCAAAATGTTCTTTAACATTAGAGATCAGTGGAAAGCTAGAAGAACAGCAGAGAACGGCATAAAAGTAAAAGTAAAAGCACATTAA
- a CDS encoding YtxH domain-containing protein, whose protein sequence is MMTREYETTVVENESTGGKDFLIGAIVGGIVGAATALFLAPKPGKELIQDLNQQAGILKEKGIELSGTVKDKGTEYISIAKDKTGSIGSTVSKHSNDLVGKVKGLGKDEQQPEEAVAAGAENDPFQREYDEIQRKLEETKKAFDETESKYNQ, encoded by the coding sequence ATGATGACAAGAGAATACGAAACAACAGTCGTTGAAAATGAAAGTACAGGTGGAAAAGACTTTTTAATTGGTGCAATTGTAGGAGGAATTGTTGGAGCTGCAACAGCCCTTTTTCTTGCTCCAAAGCCTGGAAAAGAATTGATTCAAGATCTTAATCAGCAAGCTGGTATCCTTAAGGAAAAAGGGATTGAACTTTCTGGAACTGTGAAGGACAAAGGGACAGAATATATCAGTATTGCCAAAGATAAGACAGGCAGCATTGGCAGCACTGTTTCCAAGCATTCAAACGATTTAGTGGGCAAGGTGAAAGGCTTAGGTAAGGATGAACAGCAACCAGAAGAGGCTGTTGCCGCCGGAGCTGAAAATGATCCTTTTCAACGTGAGTACGATGAGATTCAAAGAAAGCTAGAAGAAACGAAAAAAGCTTTTGATGAAACAGAAAGTAAATATAACCAATAA
- the ytxJ gene encoding bacillithiol system redox-active protein YtxJ has product MEKIETVEQFEEVLSNNKSAFIVKHSLTCPISAAAFDEYKQYADANAEVNTYYLAVQDARPLSNYIAETFGIRHESPQALLFSDRSVVWNASHGGITVNSLKEASVKA; this is encoded by the coding sequence ATGGAAAAGATTGAAACAGTTGAGCAATTTGAAGAAGTTTTGAGCAACAATAAGTCAGCATTCATCGTAAAGCATAGCCTGACATGTCCGATAAGTGCAGCAGCATTTGACGAATACAAGCAATATGCGGATGCAAATGCAGAAGTGAACACTTATTATTTGGCTGTTCAAGATGCACGACCACTTTCTAACTATATCGCGGAAACATTTGGTATAAGACATGAGTCACCGCAAGCACTGTTGTTTTCCGATCGTTCTGTCGTGTGGAATGCATCACATGGTGGGATTACCGTTAATTCACTTAAAGAAGCAAGCGTTAAAGCATAA
- the pilM gene encoding cell division protein FtsA, which translates to MQNKEKLFALDIGTRSVVGIIMEVLDNNYHVADILSIEHKERAMLDGQIHDVLAVAKIIQEIKSKMEEKHGPLRKVSVAAAGRALKTEKAAYAVEIEGKPMMTNQDILHMELAAVQQAQSVVAEKNSRENSQFYYCVGYSVLRYTLDEQEMGSLIDQQGSIAKVEIIATFLPKVVVESLIAALHRADLEMEALTLEPIAAINVLIPPSMRRLNVALVDIGAGTSDIAITDQGTVIAYGMVPVAGDEITEAISDQYLLDFPLAEEAKKQLSELEQITVTDILGFSTELSRAEVIEQISPALDKLADAICREILLLNNHQSPKAVMLVGGGSQTPALQQKIADMLNLPANRVAIRGIDAISNITFKDPSIKGPELVTPAGIAIAAEKSPVQYKTVYVNDQPIRLFEVNKLTIGDCLLASGLSLSKLYGKPGMAKIISLNGQKITIPGSHGEGPVIKRDGKICSLDDLVENGQSLQVFKGMDGEPTQVQIKSLIDLDSGRVVRINGKEYTIQPKLLCNGKATSHEAWIEDRDDINVLTVKTLQELLETLELHAYLEELRPYQIKINDKDTIIPAFSGKLFRNGLPSRLTHSFESADDILIEKRLVPTVTELAERRQMLLYQVLPVTFNGKKLTLTKQLAQVTKNGHTLKLDDKVPPYEKIQIEQKPFEGFLFQDLFAYVQIDIPQDKQGSFELLKNGESATFLTPINKGDELSIVWKVPAT; encoded by the coding sequence TTGCAAAATAAAGAAAAATTATTTGCATTAGATATTGGTACTCGGTCTGTAGTGGGCATCATAATGGAAGTGCTGGATAATAATTATCATGTTGCTGACATTCTTTCCATTGAGCATAAAGAAAGAGCCATGCTTGATGGGCAAATTCATGATGTGCTGGCAGTAGCCAAAATCATTCAAGAAATAAAGTCAAAAATGGAAGAAAAGCACGGTCCACTTCGTAAAGTAAGTGTTGCTGCTGCAGGCCGAGCACTAAAAACGGAAAAGGCTGCTTATGCTGTTGAGATAGAGGGCAAGCCGATGATGACAAATCAGGATATATTACATATGGAGCTTGCTGCCGTGCAACAAGCCCAAAGTGTTGTAGCGGAGAAAAACAGCCGGGAAAACAGTCAATTTTATTACTGTGTTGGCTATTCTGTCCTTCGTTATACACTTGATGAGCAAGAAATGGGAAGCTTAATTGACCAGCAAGGCAGTATTGCAAAAGTTGAAATTATCGCTACATTTCTGCCGAAGGTTGTCGTTGAATCATTGATTGCTGCCTTGCATAGGGCAGACTTGGAAATGGAAGCATTGACACTTGAGCCGATTGCTGCCATCAACGTATTAATTCCCCCATCTATGCGAAGACTGAATGTCGCTCTTGTCGATATTGGAGCAGGCACATCTGATATTGCCATCACAGATCAGGGAACCGTTATTGCATATGGAATGGTACCTGTTGCTGGAGATGAAATTACCGAAGCAATAAGTGACCAATATTTATTAGATTTCCCACTCGCAGAGGAAGCAAAAAAACAGCTGTCAGAGCTGGAGCAAATAACTGTTACCGATATTCTTGGCTTTTCAACAGAGTTAAGCAGGGCAGAAGTTATTGAACAAATTTCACCTGCCCTTGATAAGCTGGCAGATGCTATTTGCAGGGAGATTTTATTGTTAAATAACCACCAGTCTCCGAAGGCTGTTATGCTTGTTGGCGGAGGCAGCCAAACACCTGCCCTTCAGCAAAAAATCGCAGACATGCTGAATTTGCCTGCAAACCGTGTTGCCATCAGAGGGATTGATGCCATTAGCAACATTACCTTTAAGGACCCTTCCATTAAAGGGCCAGAGCTTGTTACACCAGCAGGAATAGCAATTGCAGCCGAGAAATCTCCTGTGCAGTATAAGACTGTATATGTAAATGACCAGCCTATCAGACTATTTGAGGTCAATAAACTGACAATCGGCGACTGTCTGCTTGCCTCGGGCTTATCCCTTTCCAAATTATATGGCAAGCCAGGGATGGCAAAAATCATCTCATTAAATGGACAGAAAATAACCATTCCTGGTTCACATGGAGAAGGTCCTGTGATAAAACGGGATGGCAAAATCTGCTCATTAGATGATCTTGTCGAAAACGGACAAAGCCTGCAAGTGTTTAAAGGGATGGATGGAGAGCCAACACAAGTTCAAATTAAAAGCTTAATAGATTTAGACAGCGGAAGAGTTGTCCGTATTAATGGGAAGGAATATACCATACAGCCTAAACTATTATGTAATGGCAAAGCAACATCACATGAAGCCTGGATCGAGGATCGCGATGACATTAATGTCTTGACTGTCAAAACACTTCAGGAGCTCCTTGAAACACTCGAATTACACGCCTATTTGGAGGAGCTGCGTCCATATCAAATTAAAATAAACGATAAGGATACAATTATACCTGCTTTTTCTGGAAAGCTTTTTCGTAATGGACTTCCTTCTAGATTAACTCACAGCTTTGAAAGTGCGGATGACATACTCATCGAAAAAAGACTAGTTCCAACAGTGACGGAGCTGGCTGAAAGAAGACAGATGCTATTGTACCAAGTCCTCCCAGTCACCTTTAACGGTAAAAAGCTGACACTTACTAAACAGCTTGCCCAGGTAACAAAAAACGGGCATACATTAAAACTGGATGACAAGGTTCCACCTTATGAAAAAATCCAAATCGAGCAAAAACCATTTGAAGGATTTCTGTTCCAGGATTTATTTGCTTATGTGCAAATTGACATCCCACAGGATAAGCAAGGTAGCTTTGAGCTCTTGAAAAATGGAGAATCGGCAACCTTTTTAACTCCAATTAACAAAGGGGATGAACTTTCTATTGTATGGAAGGTTCCTGCAACATAA
- a CDS encoding bifunctional 3-deoxy-7-phosphoheptulonate synthase/chorismate mutase, with product MSNKELEMLRDRIDELNLEILEKINERADLVQKIAQTKVTHGAHRYDPVRERKMLDNILAKNDGPFDNGTIAHLFKQIFKAGLQLQQEDDSKALLVSRKKKPEDTIVDIRGTKIGDGVPKFVFGPCSVESYEQVAKVAESVKAKGLTLLRGGAFKPRTSPYDFQGLGVEGLKILKRVADEYDLRVISEIVSPQHIEEALDYIDVIQIGARNMQNFELLKAAGSVKKPILLKRGLAATIEEFINAAEYIISQGNDQIILCERGIRTYERATRNTLDISAVPILKQETHLPVFVDVTHSTGRKDLLLPCAKAALAIGADGVMAEVHPDPAVALSDSAQQMDIPQFDEFYKSILESPYVRA from the coding sequence GTGAGCAATAAAGAATTAGAAATGCTTCGTGACAGAATTGACGAGTTAAACTTAGAAATATTAGAGAAGATTAATGAAAGAGCTGATCTTGTTCAAAAAATAGCACAAACAAAGGTAACGCATGGAGCACATCGCTATGACCCGGTAAGGGAGCGTAAAATGCTTGATAACATTTTAGCAAAAAACGATGGGCCATTTGATAATGGAACAATTGCTCATTTATTCAAGCAAATTTTTAAAGCAGGCTTACAGCTGCAGCAAGAAGATGACAGTAAAGCACTTCTTGTTTCACGCAAGAAGAAACCGGAAGATACAATTGTTGATATTAGAGGCACAAAAATTGGTGATGGTGTCCCTAAATTTGTTTTCGGTCCATGTTCAGTGGAATCATATGAACAGGTAGCTAAGGTTGCTGAGAGCGTTAAGGCAAAAGGTTTAACATTGCTTCGCGGTGGAGCATTCAAACCAAGAACTTCTCCATACGATTTCCAAGGACTTGGTGTGGAAGGACTAAAAATTTTAAAGCGAGTTGCAGATGAATACGATCTTCGTGTAATCAGTGAAATTGTTAGTCCGCAGCATATTGAAGAAGCATTGGATTACATTGACGTTATTCAGATTGGCGCAAGAAACATGCAAAACTTTGAACTGTTGAAAGCAGCAGGAAGTGTGAAAAAGCCAATCTTGCTAAAAAGAGGCTTAGCAGCAACAATTGAAGAATTCATTAATGCAGCAGAATATATCATTTCCCAAGGTAATGATCAAATCATACTTTGTGAGCGAGGTATCCGCACATATGAACGTGCGACAAGAAATACACTGGACATTTCTGCAGTGCCAATTTTAAAGCAGGAAACACATCTTCCTGTATTTGTTGATGTAACGCATTCAACAGGCAGAAAAGACTTGCTGCTGCCTTGTGCAAAAGCGGCCCTTGCAATTGGAGCAGATGGTGTCATGGCGGAGGTTCATCCGGATCCTGCTGTAGCATTATCAGATTCAGCACAGCAAATGGATATCCCTCAATTCGACGAGTTCTATAAATCAATTCTTGAATCACCATATGTAAGAGCATAA
- the ccpA gene encoding catabolite control protein A, which translates to MNITIYDVAREASVSMATVSRVVNGNPNVKPATRKKVLEVIDRLGYRPNAVARGLASKKTTTVGVVIPDISSTFYAELARGIEDIATMYKYNIILSNSDQNKDKELHLLNTMLGKQVDGIVFMGGNITEEHVQEFEKSPVPIVLAASVESSKKISSVNIDYAQATYDAVTSFVEKGHKVIALVLGSLEEPINSDHKLEGYKRALADAGIAFKEELVIEGDYTYESGMESFDKLMELDEKPTAIFVGSDEMAIGVIHSAEDKGFKVPDDFEIISSDNTKLTLMVRPQLTTIVQPLYDIGAVAMRLLTKYMNKETVEDGIVVLPHRIEARQSTK; encoded by the coding sequence ATGAATATTACAATATATGATGTCGCAAGGGAAGCCAGCGTATCCATGGCAACTGTTTCCCGTGTGGTTAACGGAAACCCGAATGTGAAACCTGCAACAAGGAAAAAAGTACTTGAGGTAATTGATCGCTTAGGATACAGACCTAATGCTGTAGCCCGCGGTTTGGCAAGCAAAAAGACAACAACTGTAGGTGTTGTTATTCCTGATATTTCAAGCACTTTCTATGCAGAGCTTGCAAGAGGAATTGAAGATATCGCTACAATGTACAAATATAACATTATCTTGAGCAACTCGGATCAAAATAAAGATAAAGAGCTTCACTTGCTTAATACAATGCTTGGGAAACAGGTGGATGGAATAGTATTCATGGGCGGTAACATTACAGAAGAGCATGTTCAGGAATTTGAAAAATCTCCAGTACCAATCGTTCTGGCTGCAAGCGTTGAATCAAGCAAAAAAATATCTTCTGTAAACATTGATTATGCACAAGCAACATATGATGCTGTGACATCTTTTGTAGAAAAAGGTCATAAAGTTATTGCACTTGTACTTGGATCATTAGAAGAGCCTATTAACAGTGATCATAAGCTTGAAGGCTATAAGCGAGCGTTGGCAGATGCGGGTATTGCTTTCAAGGAAGAGCTTGTTATTGAAGGTGACTACACATATGAGTCTGGAATGGAATCCTTTGACAAACTGATGGAATTGGATGAAAAGCCAACAGCTATTTTTGTTGGATCAGATGAAATGGCAATTGGTGTTATTCACAGTGCAGAGGATAAAGGCTTTAAGGTTCCAGATGACTTTGAAATCATCAGTTCAGACAACACAAAACTAACTTTGATGGTAAGACCACAGTTGACAACAATTGTACAGCCTCTTTACGATATCGGTGCTGTAGCAATGAGATTGCTGACAAAATACATGAACAAAGAAACAGTGGAAGACGGAATTGTAGTATTGCCACATCGAATTGAAGCAAGACAATCAACAAAATAA
- a CDS encoding SpoIID/LytB domain-containing protein, with protein sequence MKKLMSIMLIFAVILSALPQTLKADSLPMIEVRLVNYLGNTSSITVVFNGDYTLTNGIKVSKGTEAIMSIINSTLKLATKSGQVLMEKETSISATPVQTDGNLAINDRGYYGSFQFVMEKDTKSNNIYIRPINKVDVETYLRGVVPQEMPALWSMEALKAQTVAARTYALKHKNDANMVDTIAKQVYGGIVGIHPRSDTAIQQTSGMVLKYNNSLIDAVFSASNGGKTEVNSNVWGGTALPYFVVAEDAFDFNPATKDKFPWAIQLKQQQLPESLDLNDANSWWVTQKEADADNQVLKNMKTWLKNEGYINDVNTVKIMKISKLELNVSSLSSGGRVSKGNVNIDYLVKTNEKAIEKKTLVLNDTAASRIRAMVGIDKMPSYLVDVSKVETGSIYIQGRGNGHGVGLSQYGARNRADAGQSYQQILQFYFPASTLVKEYSGVANSLQENTTVKKDTEVPVTPSQDKNNTEAPVKIAVPAKKDTAAPVISTFKASSDYKKNISKLSMKINKSGKMTIAIKDSKGKIISTLAKNKTVKSGTLIFDWNISKVGNGTYTAEMTAENADGFKKTIMQKFSIQKPAKEKKGSVKATVLNMREKATTASKVVTRLKNKQTVVILAQRGSWYKVKYGSKTGYVSAKYITVSK encoded by the coding sequence ATGAAAAAACTAATGTCCATTATGCTCATTTTTGCAGTTATTCTTTCTGCACTTCCTCAGACTTTGAAGGCGGACTCCCTTCCAATGATAGAAGTGAGGCTTGTCAATTATCTTGGCAATACATCATCTATCACGGTTGTATTTAATGGGGATTACACACTTACAAATGGCATTAAGGTCAGCAAAGGTACAGAGGCTATAATGAGCATAATTAACAGTACGTTAAAGCTGGCAACAAAAAGTGGACAGGTTTTAATGGAAAAGGAAACGAGTATAAGTGCAACACCAGTACAAACAGATGGAAATCTTGCTATTAATGACCGTGGTTATTATGGTTCTTTCCAGTTTGTAATGGAAAAAGACACGAAATCAAATAATATATATATTCGTCCAATTAATAAAGTGGATGTAGAAACATATTTAAGAGGAGTTGTTCCTCAAGAAATGCCGGCACTATGGAGCATGGAGGCACTTAAAGCTCAAACAGTTGCCGCAAGAACATATGCGTTAAAGCATAAAAATGATGCCAATATGGTCGATACAATTGCGAAACAAGTATACGGCGGTATTGTCGGAATCCATCCACGCAGTGATACAGCAATACAACAAACGTCAGGAATGGTTCTGAAATATAATAATAGCTTAATAGATGCAGTGTTTTCGGCAAGCAATGGAGGCAAAACAGAAGTTAACAGCAATGTTTGGGGAGGAACGGCATTGCCTTATTTTGTCGTTGCAGAGGATGCCTTTGATTTTAATCCTGCGACTAAGGACAAATTTCCTTGGGCTATTCAACTAAAGCAACAGCAGCTTCCAGAATCGCTTGATTTAAATGATGCGAATTCATGGTGGGTTACTCAGAAGGAAGCGGATGCAGATAATCAAGTTTTAAAAAATATGAAAACATGGCTGAAAAATGAAGGCTATATTAATGATGTAAACACAGTAAAAATTATGAAAATCTCTAAGCTCGAGCTTAACGTATCTTCTTTATCCTCAGGAGGAAGAGTGTCAAAAGGAAATGTGAATATAGACTATCTAGTTAAGACAAATGAAAAGGCTATCGAAAAGAAAACACTTGTGCTTAATGACACAGCAGCATCGAGAATTCGAGCAATGGTTGGTATCGACAAAATGCCAAGTTATTTAGTAGATGTTTCTAAAGTAGAAACTGGAAGCATCTATATCCAAGGAAGAGGAAATGGTCACGGTGTTGGTCTTAGCCAATACGGTGCTAGAAACAGAGCAGATGCTGGACAAAGTTATCAACAAATATTACAATTCTATTTCCCAGCATCTACTCTGGTGAAGGAATATAGTGGTGTAGCAAACTCTTTACAAGAAAATACAACTGTGAAAAAGGATACAGAAGTACCTGTAACTCCATCACAGGACAAAAATAATACAGAAGCACCTGTTAAAATCGCAGTACCTGCCAAAAAAGATACAGCTGCACCTGTTATCTCAACCTTTAAAGCAAGCTCAGATTATAAAAAAAATATCAGTAAGCTATCTATGAAAATTAATAAGTCTGGAAAAATGACAATTGCTATTAAAGATTCAAAAGGCAAAATTATTTCAACACTGGCAAAAAATAAAACAGTAAAATCTGGGACGCTTATCTTTGATTGGAATATAAGCAAGGTGGGAAATGGCACATATACAGCTGAAATGACAGCTGAAAATGCAGATGGATTTAAGAAGACGATTATGCAAAAGTTTTCGATTCAAAAGCCTGCTAAAGAGAAAAAGGGCAGTGTTAAAGCAACTGTGCTTAATATGAGAGAAAAGGCAACCACAGCGTCAAAGGTTGTCACAAGACTAAAGAACAAGCAGACAGTCGTCATTCTTGCACAGCGAGGTTCATGGTATAAAGTGAAATATGGTTCGAAGACAGGCTATGTATCTGCGAAGTATATCACTGTATCAAAATAA